From a single Chloroflexota bacterium genomic region:
- the topA gene encoding type I DNA topoisomerase, producing the protein MVDAEPVFLAGGRPATRGRCAVCGTTLTRLGRTEAHDALPADAAPRGEGKLVIVESPAKARTVGKFLGKGYKVKPSVGHIRDLPMNRMGVDLENNFKPRYVIPAKKAEVVKELKKEASAAAEIYLATDPDREGEAISWHLKETLGSSIRGKPVYRVVFHEITKPAIEESFSHPMGINQHLVDAQQTRRILDRIVGYTLSPLLRENMGRNRLSAGRVQSVAVRLVVEREREIQAFVPEEYWSVDVELAKKPEAAKKRGEDRPFRAALVKVRGDKFECHRGEDALALKEDLERSLYAVLEVREKEVRRNPSPPFITSTLQQEASRRLHFSPKRTMAVAQQLYEGLPIGDEGSVGLITYMRTDSTNVAEVAQREALDYIGKKFGASFVPPKPWTYKTKAKGAQEAHEAIRPTSVFREPAAIRQYLTSDQYRLYDLIWKRFLASQMASAILDTVSVDIAADSRVSPVGNPNATYGLRATGSRVKFPGFMQVYMERREADEAPEEEGEEERMLPPLSVGEMLDLRGVFPEQHFTQPPPRYTEATLVRALEEKGIGRPSTYAPILSTIQERGYVEQIEGRRLVPTELGFIVNDLLVKHFPEVMDVGFTAEMESRLDEVASGEKDWVQVLRDFYEPFRTTVEAARQNMEPTTIPVEMTDEVCEKCGSPMVIKRGRYGKFLACSAFPKCRNAKPLVSPTGAKCPECGGDLVEKRTRRRRTFYGCANYPNCKFATWNRPLPQPCPHCGGLLTEKPKSPGVAVCTKCGEETPISELAAQPVQS; encoded by the coding sequence ATGGTGGACGCCGAGCCGGTGTTCTTGGCGGGCGGGCGGCCGGCCACGCGCGGCCGGTGCGCGGTGTGCGGGACGACGCTCACGCGCCTGGGCCGCACGGAGGCGCACGACGCGCTCCCGGCCGACGCGGCCCCGAGGGGCGAGGGCAAACTGGTCATCGTGGAATCGCCAGCCAAGGCCCGCACCGTGGGTAAGTTCTTGGGCAAGGGCTACAAGGTCAAGCCCTCGGTTGGGCATATCCGCGACCTTCCGATGAATCGCATGGGCGTTGACCTGGAGAACAACTTCAAGCCTCGGTACGTGATTCCTGCCAAGAAGGCCGAGGTGGTGAAAGAACTGAAGAAGGAGGCCAGCGCTGCCGCGGAAATCTACCTGGCCACCGACCCCGACCGCGAGGGCGAGGCCATCTCCTGGCACCTGAAGGAGACGCTTGGGAGCAGCATCCGAGGCAAGCCGGTCTATCGCGTGGTGTTCCACGAGATCACCAAGCCCGCGATAGAGGAATCGTTCAGCCATCCGATGGGCATCAACCAGCATTTGGTGGACGCGCAGCAGACGCGCCGCATTCTGGATCGCATCGTGGGCTACACGTTGAGTCCGCTGCTGCGCGAGAACATGGGGCGCAACCGACTGTCGGCGGGCCGCGTGCAGTCCGTAGCCGTGCGGCTGGTGGTGGAGCGCGAGCGCGAGATTCAAGCCTTCGTGCCTGAAGAGTACTGGTCGGTGGATGTGGAACTGGCCAAGAAGCCGGAGGCGGCGAAGAAGCGGGGGGAGGACCGCCCGTTCCGCGCCGCGCTGGTCAAGGTGCGGGGCGACAAGTTTGAATGCCATCGGGGCGAAGACGCCCTGGCCCTCAAGGAGGATTTGGAGCGGTCGCTGTATGCGGTGCTGGAGGTGCGCGAGAAGGAGGTGAGGCGCAACCCGTCGCCGCCCTTTATTACCAGCACGCTCCAGCAGGAGGCTTCGCGCCGGTTGCATTTTTCGCCCAAGCGCACCATGGCCGTGGCGCAGCAGTTGTATGAGGGATTGCCCATCGGCGACGAGGGCAGCGTGGGCCTGATTACCTACATGCGCACCGACTCTACCAACGTGGCCGAGGTGGCGCAGCGGGAGGCGCTGGACTACATCGGCAAGAAGTTCGGCGCCAGTTTTGTGCCGCCCAAGCCCTGGACCTACAAGACCAAGGCGAAAGGCGCGCAGGAGGCGCACGAGGCCATCCGCCCCACCTCCGTTTTCCGGGAGCCGGCGGCCATCCGCCAGTACCTGACGTCGGATCAGTATCGCCTGTACGACCTCATCTGGAAGCGGTTTCTTGCCAGCCAGATGGCATCGGCGATTCTTGACACGGTCTCGGTGGACATCGCGGCGGACAGTCGGGTCTCGCCGGTGGGGAATCCGAACGCGACCTACGGCCTGCGGGCCACGGGATCGCGGGTGAAGTTCCCCGGCTTCATGCAGGTGTACATGGAGCGGCGCGAGGCAGACGAAGCGCCGGAGGAAGAAGGGGAAGAGGAGCGGATGCTCCCGCCGCTGTCGGTGGGCGAGATGCTGGACCTGCGAGGCGTGTTCCCGGAGCAGCATTTCACCCAGCCGCCCCCGCGCTACACGGAGGCGACGCTTGTCCGCGCGCTGGAGGAGAAGGGCATCGGCCGCCCCAGCACCTACGCGCCCATTCTGTCCACCATCCAGGAGCGGGGGTACGTGGAGCAGATTGAGGGGCGCAGGCTGGTGCCGACCGAACTGGGGTTCATCGTCAACGACCTGCTGGTCAAGCACTTCCCAGAAGTGATGGACGTGGGCTTCACGGCCGAGATGGAAAGCCGCCTGGACGAGGTGGCGTCGGGCGAGAAGGACTGGGTGCAGGTGCTCCGGGATTTCTACGAGCCGTTCCGCACGACCGTGGAGGCTGCGCGCCAGAATATGGAACCGACTACAATTCCCGTGGAGATGACGGACGAGGTCTGCGAGAAATGCGGCAGTCCGATGGTCATCAAGCGCGGGCGGTACGGCAAGTTCCTGGCGTGCAGCGCGTTCCCGAAGTGCCGCAACGCCAAGCCGCTGGTCTCGCCCACGGGAGCCAAATGCCCCGAGTGCGGCGGCGATTTGGTGGAGAAGCGCACGCGGCGTCGGCGTACCTTCTACGGATGCGCCAACTATCCCAACTGCAAGTTCGCCACCTGGAACCGGCCGCTGCCGCAACCCTGCCCGCACTGCGGCGGGCTCCTGACCGAGAAGCCGAAGTCGCCGGGCGTGGCGGTGTGCACAAAGTGCGGCGAGGAAACGCCAATCTCTGAACTGGCAGCGCAACCCGTGCAGAGTTAG
- a CDS encoding tyrosine recombinase XerC, producing the protein MSTQTERAEPSILQRHLDRFVAYLRYEKGASPYTIKNYRTEIQEFIDFAAGEDAEDWSAVSVPLIRRYLLWLSSRHLAQASVARRLSELRSFAKYLMRNGEIAENPFRLVSLPRVPERLPRYLEYAEVLAMLGVPDTSTPAGLRDRAILEVMYASGLRVSEVVGLNVGDYEREEARLRVWGKGAKERVAFLGEPACRALDAYLAEGRPRLLAAGHRPAATNALFVNRFGLRLSSRSVDTLVRETARAAGITRRVTPHVLRHTFATHLLNGGADLRFIQEMLGHSDIATTQVYTHVSQERLREVYLRAHPRSRG; encoded by the coding sequence ATGAGCACACAAACCGAGCGCGCAGAGCCGTCCATTCTCCAGCGGCACCTGGACCGCTTTGTGGCGTACCTGCGGTACGAAAAGGGCGCGTCGCCGTACACCATCAAGAACTACAGAACCGAGATTCAGGAGTTCATAGACTTCGCGGCGGGCGAGGACGCCGAGGACTGGTCGGCGGTCAGTGTGCCGCTGATTCGGCGGTACCTTTTGTGGCTGAGCAGCCGCCATTTGGCGCAGGCGAGCGTCGCCCGTCGGCTGTCCGAACTTCGCTCCTTTGCCAAGTACCTCATGCGCAACGGCGAGATTGCGGAGAATCCGTTCCGCTTGGTCTCGCTCCCGCGGGTGCCGGAACGCCTCCCCCGGTATCTGGAGTACGCCGAAGTGCTGGCGATGCTCGGGGTTCCCGACACATCCACGCCCGCCGGCCTGCGCGACCGCGCCATCCTTGAGGTGATGTACGCCAGCGGCCTCCGCGTCTCCGAGGTGGTGGGGCTGAACGTGGGCGACTACGAGCGCGAGGAGGCGCGGCTGCGGGTGTGGGGCAAGGGCGCGAAGGAGCGAGTGGCCTTCCTGGGCGAGCCGGCATGCAGGGCGCTGGACGCCTATCTGGCCGAGGGGAGGCCGCGCCTGCTGGCCGCCGGGCACAGGCCCGCTGCGACCAACGCGCTCTTTGTGAACCGTTTCGGCCTGCGCCTGTCGTCGCGGAGTGTGGATACCCTGGTGCGGGAGACGGCCCGCGCCGCCGGCATCACCCGACGGGTAACGCCGCACGTCCTTCGGCACACGTTCGCCACGCATCTGCTGAACGGCGGGGCCGACCTGCGCTTCATCCAGGAGATGCTGGGCCACTCGGATATTGCCACTACCCAGGTGTACACCCACGTAAGCCAGGAGCGGCTCCGGGAGGTGTACCTGCGCGCCCACCCGCGTTCGCGCGGATAA
- a CDS encoding aminopeptidase P family protein yields MMTMTTERLARLRERMAALELPAMLISQPLNRYYLSGFSGSAGTLFVSADRAVLLTDSRYTERAAGEAPGFEIVKLERDVAQALPDLLAQAGVDRVGFESAHLTYAKHKAWAEKVGEAALVPTQGVVEELRAVKEEGEIALIRKAVEIADAAYAHLKRTIRPGMTEKQVAWELEVWMRTHGADGIAFDIIVGSGPNGAMPHALASDREIRAGEPIVVDMGARVSGYHSDLTRTLWLGDADGTFREVYDVVLRAQEAAEARLGPGALGPDVDAAARAIIADAGHGDKFGHGLGHGVGLAVHELPGLNQRTQDTLAPGHVVTVEPGIYLSGWGGVRIEDMALITASGAEILTKADKDPIVRI; encoded by the coding sequence ATGATGACGATGACAACGGAACGCCTGGCCAGGCTGCGCGAGCGGATGGCCGCTCTGGAACTGCCCGCCATGCTGATCTCGCAGCCGCTGAATCGGTACTATCTGAGCGGGTTCTCGGGTTCGGCGGGGACGCTGTTTGTCTCCGCGGACCGGGCCGTGTTGCTAACGGACTCGCGGTACACGGAGCGCGCGGCGGGCGAAGCGCCGGGCTTTGAGATCGTGAAACTGGAGCGGGACGTGGCGCAGGCACTGCCCGACCTTCTCGCGCAGGCGGGCGTGGATCGGGTCGGATTTGAGAGCGCGCACCTGACCTACGCCAAGCACAAGGCGTGGGCTGAGAAGGTCGGCGAAGCGGCTCTCGTGCCGACGCAAGGGGTCGTGGAGGAACTTCGGGCTGTGAAGGAGGAGGGGGAAATCGCCCTCATCCGCAAGGCGGTTGAGATCGCGGACGCGGCCTACGCGCACCTGAAGCGCACCATTCGGCCGGGGATGACGGAGAAGCAGGTCGCCTGGGAATTGGAGGTCTGGATGCGGACTCATGGGGCCGATGGCATCGCCTTTGACATCATCGTGGGGTCGGGGCCCAACGGAGCGATGCCCCACGCGCTGGCGTCGGACCGCGAGATTCGCGCGGGCGAGCCTATCGTCGTGGACATGGGGGCCCGGGTGAGCGGCTATCACTCGGATCTCACGCGAACCCTGTGGCTGGGCGATGCGGACGGCACATTCCGCGAGGTGTACGACGTGGTGCTGCGCGCGCAGGAGGCGGCGGAAGCGAGGCTGGGGCCCGGCGCGCTGGGGCCTGATGTGGACGCCGCGGCCCGCGCCATCATCGCCGATGCCGGCCACGGCGACAAGTTCGGCCACGGCTTGGGGCACGGCGTGGGGCTGGCCGTGCACGAGTTGCCCGGCCTCAACCAGCGCACGCAGGACACGCTGGCGCCCGGGCATGTGGTTACGGTGGAGCCGGGGATTTATCTCAGCGGGTGGGGCGGCGTGCGCATTGAGGACATGGCGCTGATCACCGCGTCGGGCGCGGAGATTCTGACCAAGGCCGACAAGGATCCCATCGTTCGGATTTGA
- a CDS encoding deoxyguanosinetriphosphate triphosphohydrolase, with protein sequence MIYTREKLEEIEATTLAPYAAKSGQSRGRKYPEDEHPYRTAFQRDRDRIIHTTAFRRLEYKTQVFVNTEGDYYRTRLTHTLEVAQIARTVARALGANEDLAEAIALAHDLGHTPFGHSGEEALNELMQDRGGFDHNRQSVRIVEELERRYPEFRGLNLTWEVREGMIKHETEYDKSAATGYEPDKAATLEAQIVNVADEIAYNSHDLDDGLRAGILHPDMLRGMELWEELLAALRVPPGMFDELTRHRLIRKLIGREVTDVVQETSRLLAHYGVNSVEDVRNLGVPIVRFSEELRQKNRALKDFLMKNFYRHYRMVRMSQKAKRMIGDLFRAYMQNPAQLPFAVEERSCESGDLACVICDYIAGMTDRYAIQEHQRLFDPSVQV encoded by the coding sequence ATGATCTACACGAGAGAGAAACTTGAGGAGATAGAGGCCACCACGCTCGCGCCCTACGCGGCCAAGAGCGGCCAATCCCGCGGGCGCAAGTACCCCGAAGACGAACATCCCTACCGCACCGCGTTTCAGCGCGACCGAGACCGCATTATCCACACCACCGCCTTCCGCCGCCTGGAGTACAAGACACAGGTCTTCGTGAACACCGAGGGCGACTACTATCGGACGCGCCTCACGCATACCCTTGAGGTAGCGCAGATCGCCCGCACCGTCGCGCGCGCCCTGGGCGCCAACGAAGACCTGGCCGAGGCCATCGCCCTGGCCCACGACCTGGGGCACACCCCCTTCGGCCACTCGGGCGAGGAGGCGCTGAACGAACTCATGCAGGACCGCGGCGGCTTTGACCACAACCGCCAATCCGTGCGCATCGTAGAGGAATTGGAGCGCCGCTATCCCGAGTTCCGCGGCCTGAACCTCACCTGGGAAGTGCGCGAGGGGATGATCAAGCACGAGACCGAGTACGACAAGAGCGCCGCCACGGGCTACGAGCCGGACAAGGCCGCAACGCTGGAAGCCCAAATCGTCAACGTGGCCGACGAAATCGCCTACAACTCCCATGACCTGGACGACGGCCTGCGGGCGGGCATCCTGCATCCCGACATGCTGCGCGGCATGGAGTTGTGGGAGGAACTCCTGGCCGCGCTCCGCGTCCCGCCTGGGATGTTTGACGAACTCACGCGCCATCGGCTGATACGCAAACTCATCGGGCGGGAGGTTACCGACGTCGTCCAGGAGACGAGCCGCCTACTGGCGCACTACGGCGTCAACTCGGTGGAAGACGTGAGGAACCTGGGCGTTCCCATCGTGCGCTTCTCCGAGGAATTGCGGCAGAAGAACCGCGCCCTGAAGGATTTCCTGATGAAGAACTTCTACCGCCACTATCGCATGGTCCGCATGTCGCAAAAGGCCAAGCGGATGATCGGCGACCTCTTCCGCGCCTACATGCAGAACCCCGCCCAACTGCCCTTCGCGGTGGAGGAACGCAGTTGCGAGAGCGGCGACCTGGCCTGCGTGATCTGCGACTACATCGCGGGGATGACCGACCGCTACGCCATCCAAGAGCACCAGCGGCTCTTTGACCCGTCGGTTCAGGTATGA
- a CDS encoding DUF3786 domain-containing protein, translating to MVLGPRTSEERYGPALEKALEDWKRRDPQETAWKAGADYDTASGMVSLTLTGEKYTIHHPDGEVRLVGNNAEVPITTRILLLHYLLTADGAPPAGRWVAFRELPDAMVYDPAFQGRASHRIRARFGTDLEAFHRAARALGGDRLSFGDASYLFRALPRVWLAVIVYKGDEEFSPSANVLFDAAAANYLPTEDLAVLGGYLASRLIHAAGK from the coding sequence ATGGTATTGGGGCCGCGCACATCCGAGGAACGGTACGGGCCGGCGCTGGAGAAGGCGCTGGAGGATTGGAAGAGGCGAGATCCGCAGGAGACGGCCTGGAAGGCGGGCGCCGACTATGACACCGCTTCGGGCATGGTGTCGCTGACGCTGACGGGCGAGAAGTACACCATCCACCACCCCGATGGGGAGGTGCGCCTGGTGGGGAACAATGCCGAGGTGCCCATCACGACGCGGATTCTGCTGTTGCACTACCTGCTGACCGCCGACGGCGCGCCGCCCGCAGGCCGGTGGGTTGCGTTCCGCGAACTGCCCGACGCGATGGTGTACGATCCGGCGTTCCAGGGGCGGGCCAGCCACCGCATCCGCGCGCGCTTCGGCACCGACCTGGAAGCCTTCCATCGCGCGGCGCGGGCACTGGGCGGGGACAGGCTGAGTTTCGGGGATGCGTCGTATCTCTTCCGCGCGCTTCCCCGCGTGTGGCTCGCCGTCATCGTGTACAAGGGCGACGAGGAGTTCTCGCCGTCGGCCAACGTGCTGTTTGACGCCGCCGCGGCCAACTACCTGCCGACCGAGGACCTGGCGGTGCTGGGCGGGTATCTGGCGTCGCGGCTCATCCACGCCGCCGGAAAATAG
- the sfsA gene encoding DNA/RNA nuclease SfsA, with amino-acid sequence MQFPRPLVPGRFVARENRFRATVEMAGGLAPVHVPNSGRIRELLVAGADVRLAPAGGVGRRTAFDLALVRGGAGWVSVDARLPPRLFAEWLRQGGGGPLAGWLPVRAEVPVESGRVDLLLGRGRELCWVETKSVTLVREGVALFPDAPTERGRRHVQALAVAGRCAAVVFVVQRGDATHFRPNDETDPAFGAALRRAMQQGVTVVCCACDVSEQGVHVVGEIPAG; translated from the coding sequence ATGCAGTTCCCCCGCCCGCTGGTCCCTGGCCGCTTCGTGGCGCGCGAGAATCGGTTTCGCGCCACGGTGGAGATGGCCGGCGGCCTCGCGCCCGTTCACGTGCCCAATTCGGGGCGCATACGCGAACTGCTGGTCGCCGGTGCCGACGTTCGGCTTGCCCCTGCGGGCGGGGTGGGACGCCGCACCGCCTTTGACCTCGCGCTGGTGCGGGGCGGGGCCGGCTGGGTCTCCGTGGACGCGCGCCTGCCACCGCGCCTTTTCGCCGAGTGGCTGCGCCAGGGCGGGGGCGGCCCGCTGGCCGGGTGGCTGCCGGTGCGGGCGGAAGTGCCCGTGGAATCCGGCCGCGTGGATCTTCTGTTGGGCCGCGGGCGCGAACTCTGCTGGGTGGAGACGAAAAGCGTAACGCTTGTGCGCGAAGGCGTGGCGCTTTTCCCCGACGCGCCGACGGAACGGGGCCGTCGCCATGTGCAGGCGCTGGCCGTGGCCGGGCGATGCGCCGCGGTGGTGTTCGTGGTGCAGCGCGGCGATGCGACGCACTTCCGCCCGAACGACGAGACGGACCCAGCATTCGGCGCGGCGTTGAGGCGCGCGATGCAGCAGGGCGTAACGGTGGTCTGTTGCGCCTGCGACGTGAGCGAGCAGGGGGTGCACGTCGTCGGCGAGATTCCCGCGGGTTAG
- a CDS encoding DNA polymerase IV: MAQHLHKAEKQSNSGSAPPGEKRLRWILHIDLDAFFASVEELLNPDLRGKPIIVGASPAQRGVVASASYAARKYGVRSAMPTARALKLCPHAIVIHPRHHVYGEFSERVMAILREFSPLLEQISIDEAFLDLTGCERLLGPIPEVARRIQQRVMDEVGLSASVGLASNKLVAKIASDLHKPHGFVYVEHGREAEFLAPLPVERLWGVGKVTASALHRLGVETIGDLAALPAEALVQAFGPHAVELKRRALGLDDSPVITEWQAKSVSNEETFATDQKDEAFLKQELLRLSDKVAARLRANGQAGRTVRLKLRYHDFTTVLRSQTLPMPTDSARDIYETVLDLWDRHWQKGRAVRLVGVGVANLETAPYRQLGLFDQTHPRDDKLARTLDEIREKFGRNAIRRASLLKDADDDPD; encoded by the coding sequence ATGGCTCAGCATCTGCACAAGGCCGAGAAACAGTCCAACTCCGGGAGCGCCCCGCCCGGCGAAAAGCGCCTGCGCTGGATTCTGCACATAGACCTGGACGCCTTCTTCGCGTCGGTAGAGGAACTCCTGAACCCCGACCTGCGCGGCAAGCCCATCATCGTGGGCGCGTCCCCGGCCCAGCGCGGGGTCGTCGCGTCCGCCTCGTATGCCGCGCGCAAGTACGGCGTGCGTTCCGCCATGCCCACCGCCCGCGCGCTGAAACTCTGCCCGCACGCCATCGTGATCCACCCGCGCCACCACGTGTACGGCGAGTTCTCCGAGCGGGTCATGGCCATCTTGCGCGAGTTCTCGCCCCTGCTGGAGCAAATCTCCATTGACGAGGCCTTTCTGGACCTCACGGGCTGCGAACGCCTCTTGGGGCCCATTCCCGAAGTGGCGCGCCGCATCCAACAGCGCGTGATGGACGAAGTGGGGCTGTCAGCGTCAGTCGGCCTGGCGTCCAACAAACTGGTCGCCAAGATCGCGTCCGACCTGCACAAGCCGCACGGGTTCGTGTACGTGGAGCACGGGCGAGAGGCCGAGTTCCTCGCCCCGTTGCCCGTGGAGCGCCTCTGGGGCGTGGGCAAAGTTACCGCGTCGGCGCTCCACCGCCTGGGAGTGGAGACCATCGGAGACCTGGCCGCCCTGCCCGCGGAGGCGCTGGTGCAGGCGTTCGGCCCGCACGCCGTGGAGTTGAAGCGGCGCGCGCTGGGCCTGGACGACAGCCCCGTCATCACCGAGTGGCAGGCCAAGTCGGTCAGCAACGAGGAGACCTTCGCCACAGACCAGAAAGATGAGGCGTTCCTCAAGCAGGAGTTGCTGCGCCTGAGCGACAAGGTCGCCGCCCGCCTCCGCGCCAACGGGCAGGCCGGACGCACCGTGCGGCTGAAACTGCGCTACCACGACTTCACCACAGTACTGAGAAGCCAGACCCTGCCCATGCCCACCGACTCGGCCCGCGACATCTACGAGACCGTCCTTGACCTGTGGGACAGGCACTGGCAGAAGGGGCGCGCCGTCAGGCTCGTCGGTGTGGGCGTCGCCAACCTGGAAACCGCGCCCTATCGCCAACTCGGCCTGTTTGACCAGACCCACCCCCGCGACGACAAACTGGCCCGCACCTTGGACGAAATCCGCGAAAAGTTCGGGCGCAACGCCATTCGGCGGGCCTCGCTCCTGAAGGACGCCGACGACGATCCGGACTAA
- a CDS encoding SDR family oxidoreductase, with amino-acid sequence MRILITGGAGFIGSHLCDYLVARGHDVIAMDNLITGNPDNIAHLIGNPHFRFIQHDVTNYIYVEGQLDAVMHLASLPSPVDYVNLPIQTLKVGALGTHKALGLAKAKGATFLLASTSEVYGDPLVHPQPEEYWGNVNPIGLRGVYDESKRFAEAMTMAYHRYHNVDTRIVRIFNTYGPRMRLNDGRVVPSLVSQALRGEPLTVHGDGKQTRSFCYVSDLVEGIAALLFSREVNPVNLGNPDEHTILEFAHIINELTGNKAGIVFTEGRPEDPRQRRPDITRARTLLGWEPKVGLREGLSETIAWFKERLARG; translated from the coding sequence ATGCGCATCCTGATCACCGGCGGCGCCGGTTTCATCGGGTCCCATCTGTGCGACTATCTGGTCGCCCGCGGCCATGACGTGATCGCCATGGACAACCTGATCACGGGCAACCCTGACAACATCGCGCACCTGATTGGCAACCCGCATTTTCGCTTTATCCAGCACGACGTAACCAACTACATCTATGTGGAGGGGCAACTGGACGCGGTGATGCACCTGGCGTCTCTGCCCAGCCCCGTGGACTACGTCAACCTGCCGATTCAGACGCTGAAGGTGGGGGCGCTGGGAACTCACAAGGCGCTGGGGCTCGCCAAGGCCAAGGGCGCCACCTTCTTGCTGGCGTCCACGTCGGAGGTGTACGGCGACCCGCTGGTACACCCTCAGCCCGAGGAGTACTGGGGCAACGTGAACCCCATCGGCCTGCGCGGCGTCTATGATGAGTCCAAGCGTTTCGCCGAGGCGATGACGATGGCGTATCACCGCTATCACAACGTGGATACGCGCATCGTCCGCATTTTCAACACGTATGGCCCGCGCATGCGGTTGAACGACGGGCGCGTGGTGCCCAGCCTTGTGTCGCAGGCGCTGCGCGGCGAGCCGCTGACGGTCCACGGCGATGGCAAGCAGACGCGAAGTTTCTGCTACGTGAGCGACCTGGTGGAGGGCATCGCGGCGCTTCTGTTCAGCCGAGAGGTGAATCCGGTGAACCTGGGCAACCCCGACGAGCACACAATTTTGGAATTCGCGCACATCATCAACGAGTTGACGGGCAACAAGGCGGGCATCGTCTTCACCGAGGGCCGCCCCGAAGATCCGCGCCAGCGGCGGCCCGACATCACGCGGGCGCGGACGCTGCTGGGATGGGAGCCGAAAGTCGGCCTGCGCGAAGGGCTAAGCGAGACCATCGCCTGGTTCAAGGAGCGCCTGGCGAGGGGGTAG
- a CDS encoding O-antigen ligase family protein, with translation MKALWWTLHGHVPEMVLGGLVVGTALLVALLPLVVAAAAIAGTLVVLLTLIRPHYALYLLALAIPFGSLHEVAVGPVSIGGAEAVGLLIAGAWVLRVLALREPVRWRGPLTWALVLFLYVGLVSTLGALSLAHSAKELLRWAELLVVFLAAGNLLRGRRIAIATGFVLLGAALEGLLGLYQFFRQVGPEGFVLLGRFMRAYGTFRQPNPYAGYLGLVFPVALALLLSAPQAWRAAANRRGWRIAAWVGVGIAAALTLGGIVASWSRGAWIGLAASTATVILLRGKRWAAGLLIALAVGTLAVVGGTATHLLPPAIGERFADVGAYFRPFDVRTVEVTDANWAIVERMAHWQAGWAMFSDRPWLGVGFGNYEAVYPAYAIGAWRDPLGHAHNYYINVAAEAGLLGLATYVAVMVAALAQTMRSAGRTSGLSRAVCIGAVGLLVHLGVHNLVDNLYVHGMNMLVGMTLGMAWAAGAPTGDAASSPRPPEAHPA, from the coding sequence ATGAAGGCGTTGTGGTGGACATTGCACGGGCATGTCCCGGAGATGGTGCTGGGCGGGCTGGTGGTGGGCACCGCCCTCCTCGTGGCGCTGTTGCCCCTTGTCGTCGCCGCAGCGGCCATCGCGGGGACGCTCGTGGTTCTTCTCACGCTGATCCGCCCGCACTACGCGCTGTACCTGCTGGCGCTGGCCATTCCGTTCGGCTCGTTGCACGAGGTCGCCGTGGGGCCTGTCTCCATCGGCGGCGCGGAGGCGGTGGGGCTGCTGATCGCAGGCGCGTGGGTGTTGCGCGTGCTCGCGCTGCGCGAACCCGTCCGATGGCGTGGCCCACTGACCTGGGCGCTCGTGCTGTTTCTCTATGTGGGGCTGGTGAGCACGCTGGGGGCGCTGTCCCTGGCGCACAGCGCGAAGGAATTGTTGCGCTGGGCCGAGTTGCTGGTGGTCTTCCTCGCCGCGGGAAATCTGCTGCGCGGGAGGCGCATCGCCATCGCGACGGGTTTTGTGCTCCTGGGCGCGGCGCTAGAGGGCCTGCTGGGGCTGTACCAGTTCTTCCGCCAGGTGGGGCCAGAGGGGTTCGTGCTCCTGGGGCGGTTCATGCGAGCCTACGGGACGTTCCGGCAGCCAAATCCGTATGCAGGCTACCTGGGGCTGGTGTTCCCTGTGGCGCTGGCGCTGCTGTTGTCGGCTCCGCAGGCGTGGCGGGCGGCCGCCAACCGACGGGGGTGGCGCATCGCCGCGTGGGTCGGCGTTGGCATCGCCGCGGCGCTCACGCTGGGGGGCATCGTCGCCAGTTGGTCGCGGGGCGCGTGGATTGGCCTGGCGGCGAGCACCGCGACGGTGATCCTGCTGCGCGGCAAGCGGTGGGCGGCCGGACTGCTCATCGCGCTGGCGGTCGGGACGTTGGCGGTGGTGGGGGGAACCGCGACACACCTGCTCCCGCCCGCCATCGGGGAGCGTTTCGCCGACGTGGGTGCGTACTTCCGGCCGTTTGACGTGCGCACCGTGGAGGTTACCGACGCCAACTGGGCCATCGTGGAGCGCATGGCTCACTGGCAGGCGGGCTGGGCGATGTTCAGCGACCGCCCGTGGCTGGGCGTAGGGTTCGGCAACTACGAGGCGGTGTATCCTGCTTATGCCATCGGCGCCTGGCGCGACCCGCTGGGCCACGCGCACAACTATTACATCAACGTCGCGGCGGAGGCGGGGCTGCTGGGGCTTGCGACGTATGTGGCGGTGATGGTGGCGGCGCTGGCGCAGACGATGCGCTCGGCGGGCCGCACGTCGGGTCTTTCGCGCGCCGTGTGCATTGGGGCGGTGGGCCTGCTGGTGCACCTGGGCGTGCACAATCTGGTGGACAATCTGTACGTGCACGGCATGAACATGCTGGTGGGCATGACATTGGGCATGGCCTGGGCCGCAGGCGCGCCGACGGGGGATGCGGCTTCGTCGCCGCGCCCGCCCGAAGCCCATCCCGCCTAG